In Streptomyces sp. NBC_00341, the DNA window TGGTCTGCACCGTCGGAATCCTGCTCATCGCCGCCCTGGCCTCGCTTCCCCTCACCCACCGGCACGTCGAACTCGAACACATCCGACGCGACTGGCCGGGCTCCGCGTCAGCCGGGCAGGCGCAGGAACTCCGGGGGCACCGCGTCGGTGAGCCAGACTCCGTTGGCGCTGACGCGGAAGGTGTGACCGGCCAGGTGCATCGCGCCGGTGTCCACGGACAGCACGACGGGCCGGCCGCGCCGGGCTCCGACGCGGGTCGCCGTCTCACGGTCCGGCGAGAGGTGTACGTGGGTGCGGTTCATCGGCCGCAGCCCCTCGCTCCGGATCGCGTCCAGGAACCGGCCGACCGTGCCGTGATAGAGGTACGCGGGCGGCTCGGCAGGCGGCAGGTCCAGGTCCACGTCGACGGTGTGCCCCTGGCTCGCCCGGATGCGGTCGCCCTCGACGGCGAATCTCTGCTTGTCGTTCGAGGCGACGACGTGGTCGAGCTCGGCCCGGGTGAGGGGGAACCGGTGGCGGGCCGTCGCCCGGAGCAGGTCGTCGATGGCCACCCAGCCATGTGCGTCGAGCTGGAGTCCGATCCGTTCCGGCTGATGCCGGAGGTGCTTCGAGAGGTACTTCGACACCTTTACGGTGCGTCTTTCATCCATCCGTTCAGGGTGCCCGCGCCACCTTCTCCGGCGCATCCGGATTTCGTTCGGGATCCACAGCGGCAAATCTTGTACACAGGTTTGATCCACAGCCAACTCAGGTTATCCACAGGGAATTTGGCGTTTCTGTGGACAAGTAGCGTGGACTTTAGTCTATTTGGTCAAGTTTCTCTTCTTTTGCGTGAGATGAGGCAAGTGTGTCCAATGTCCTTGCCTGGAGCTCACGTTCGGTGGCTGCGGTGATGAAGGCGGCGGCCCGTTCCCGACCAACCAGGCTCTCCACAGCCGTGATTGTTCCGGGCGGCAGAGCTACCGGGACCGGTGGATGTGCGGTGGATCCCGAGGTGAAGGGTTCCTCCGCGGTGAGGTGGTGGTCCAGATGGCGGGTGGCGAACGTCCGCATCGCCCGCGCGAGTTCGGCGTCCACTGTCTGCTGGGCGAGCGGTCGGAGCCTGCGCACCAGTGACGCCGCCTCGGCGGCGTCCGCGTCGGTCGGCGGCCGATGGCCGAGATAGCGGGCGAAGACGTGCTCGGTCGTGAACTCCAGGAAACGGGAGGCTATCTGCTCGACCTGGCCCCGAAGTTCCCTCAGATGCCCGGAGATCGCGCTCAGCGGCACGCCCGCCGCATGCAACTCCACCGCTACCGCGAGCTCCTGGGGGCTCGGTACCAGGAACTCGTCGTCGCGGCCGGGGATCCGCTCCAGCACCCCGAGGTCCACCGCCTCCGCGACAGCCTGCTCGTCCTGCGTGCCGCCGAACCTCACATCCAGCTCGGCCCTGGTGATCCGGTCCGCCCGCTCGTCGGTCCACGGCCCGTGGACCTCCGCGACGAGCCCGAGCACCCCTCCGAGGCCGCGCCCGGTGTCCCACGCCTCCAGCAACTCCTTGATGCTGGCCAGGGTGTAGCCGCGGTCGAGCAGGTCGGCGATCTGCCGGAGCCGGGAGAGATGGGTGTCCCGGTACACATTGGCCCGGCCCCGCCGTTCCGGGGTCGGCAGCAGCCCGCGGTCCTGATAGGCGCGGATCGTGCGGACCGTGGCACCGCTGGCATGCGCCAGGTCCTCGATCCGGTACTCCGCGGCCGCCCGCCCGGCCGTCGGCCCCGGGCCGTTCACAGCGGCGGCTTCAGCCGGGCGATGCCGCGCAGCGTCCCGGGGCTGAGCCGGGACAGGAACCGGGCGGCGTGCGACTCCGGCGTCACCGGGACGACGGCCTGATTGCGGACGACTGCCCGCAGGACCGCCTCCGCGACCTTCTCCGGCGGGTAGTTGCGGGCTCCGTACAGCTTGCTCGTCCGCTTCCGCAGCCGCTGCTCCTCCGCCGCGTCCGCCCCGGCGAAATGGGTGGTCGCGGTGATGTTCGTGTTCACGATGCCTGGGCAGACCGCGCTGACCCCGATCGACTTCTCGGCGAGCTCGGCCCGCAGGCATTCGCTGAGCATCAGAACGGCGGCCTTCGATGTGCTGTACGCCGGGAGCGCGCGCGACGGCTGATACGCGGCGGCGGAGGCCGTGTTGACGATATGGCCGCCCTGTCCGCGCTCGGCCATCTGCTTACCGAAGAGCCTGCAGCCGTGGATGACGCCCCAGAGGTTGACGTCGAGGACCTGTTTCCAGTCCTCGACGGTCGTGTCCAGGAACGAGCCGGACAGCCCGATCCCGGCGTTGTTGACCAGCACGTCGACGATCCCGTACTCGGTGGCGACCTTTTCGGCCAGCTTCTCCATGGCCGCCTCGTCACTGACGTCGACCGTTTCCGCCCAGGCGGCCGGGGCGCCGATCAGCCTGGCCAGCTCGGCCGTCCGGCCCGCACCGTCCGCGTCCCGGTCCACGGCCACCACCCGGGCACCCGCCTCCGCGAAGGCGAACGCGGTGGCCCGCCCGATGCCGCCGGCCGCGCCCGTCACCAGAACGAGCTGTCCGCCGAACCGGTCCGCGTGCGCACCCTTCGGGGCGGTGTCCCGCACCGGGATGCCACCCTGTGAGGCGGACTCGTTGGCGGCGGCGAACTCGTTGATCCAGGAGGCCAGCTGGTCCGGCCTGGTGCGCGGCACCCAGTGCTTGGCCGGCAGCGAGCGGCGGGTCAACTGCGGCACCCATGCGTCGAGTCCGTCGTAGAGCTGCTCCGAGAGGAAGATGTCGCCCGTCGGTGTGATCAGCTGGACCGGCACGTGCGCGTAGGCGTCGGCGCGGGGCCTGCGCAGCCGGGTCCGGACGTTGTCGCGGTAGAGCCAGGCCCCGTGCGCCGCGTCGTCGGGCAGGGAGGCCGTCGGGTAGTCGCCCGGCGGCACCTTCTCCAGCCGCTCCAGGATGCCGGGCCACCGCTTGCCGAGCGGCCCGCGCCAGGCGAGCTCCGGCAGGACCGGGGTGTGCAGCATGTACACGTACCAGGACTTGGCGCCCTGGCCCAGCAGCTGGCCGACCCGGCGGGGAGTGGGCCGGGCCATCCGCTGCTTGATCCAGTGCCCGAAGTGGTCCAGGGAGGGACCGGACATCGAGGTGAAGGACGCGATCCGGCCCTCGGTGCGGCTGACCGTCGCGAACTCCCAGGCCTGCACCGAACCCCAGTCGTGCCCGACCACGTGCACCGGCCGGTCCGGGCTCACCGCGTCGGCGACGGCCAGGAAATCGTCGGTCAGCTTCTCCAGGGTGAAACCGCCGCGCAGCGGAACGGGCGCCGTCGAGCCGCCGTGGCCGCGCACGTCGTACAGCACGACGTGCCACCGGTCGGCCAGTTGCCGCGCGACCTGTGTCCAGACCTCCTTGCTGTCCGGGTAGCCGTGCACGAGCACGATCGTCGGACGCGTCGCCTCGCCCAGCTCGACGACGCACAGCTCGATACCGCCCGTGGCCACCCGGCGCTCGCGCGCCCCCGGCAGATCCAGCAGACTCATGCCGCCACCCTCTCCTCGGCCCAGCGCCGCACATGCGGCAGATCGTCGTCCAGCCAGAAGGCGCTCTGCTCGGGGTCCCGTGAGTCGGTGACGACCAGGATCTCCTCGAACTTCGCGCCGGTACCCCGGAATCCGAGATGGGGCTCGACCGCCCACAGTCCCGGCTGCGGCGGATGGCCGGAGAAGCGGTACGGACTCCAGAGCGGCGACCAGCCCTCCCGGTGCCCGTGGACCGCGTCGCTCAGCAGCCCCTTGAGCGACTGGGTGCCGAATCCGAACACCCGTGGCGACCAGCGTCGTTCGGTGACCCGGTCGACCTTGTGGGCGATGACACCGAACGGATACGCGCGGTGCCGGTTGGCGTAACCCTGCCTGATCATCAGGCGGTCGACGTCCTCGTATATCCCGCGCAGCGGGCGCCGCTCGCGCACCTCGCGCAGGATGAGCTCGCGGTGCGCCTCAAGGTCGGCGAGCAGCCTGTCGTGCAGCGGGTTCAGCCCCAGGCAGCCCGAGTAGCCGACGTCAGCGGTGAATCCTTTGTACACAGGCGCCATGTCGAGTATGAACGGCATCCCCGGCTCCAGCCGCCGGTCGGTCGGGAAGAACTGCAGCGGCACCTTGAAGCCGGTGAACGCCGTGCGGTCCCCGAACCAGGCGAAGGGGAGATGGAACCAGTCCCGCACCCCGCGCCGGCTCAGCCACTCGCGCTGCATCCGGGCCGCCTCCCGCTCGGTCATCCCCGGCCGCAGGCGGGCGGCGACCGCTTCAGCGCAGGCGTACGCGAGGCGTTGCACTTCTCTGAAGCCCTGGAGCTCCGGGGCCTGTTGGCCGTTCACTCGCGAAGCCATGCCACCGTCCGTTCCCTGCCGTGTGCGGTACGTGCCCGTAACGTGACACTGATGAATGTGACAATGTCCGGCGGCTACGTCAAGAGGTCCGCAGGACCTGTGGATAACCCACCCCGCACCCGGCACGGCAGCCGAACCTGACCGCCGGTCGCGGCAGCCGGAACCGGAGCGCCCGACTCCTCCTCCTTGGGGTCCCCCCTACGGGTCCGTACATCTGGAGGTTGACGAGAATCCAACCGCCAGGTCTGACGACCGGTGTGGCCCGCACCACTAACGTCGTTGACGTGACTGTCATTGCGACCGAAAGCCTGAGCAAGCGGTTCCCACGGGTTACCGCGCTTGACCGGCTCTCCTTGGACATCGGCCCCGGTGTGACCGGACTGGTGGGCGCCAACGGAGCCGGCAAGTCCACGTTGATCAAGATCCTGCTGGGTCTGTCTCCCGCCACCGAGGGCCGGGCCGCGGTGCTCGGGCTCGATGTCTCGACCAGCGGCGCCGCCATCCGGGAACGGGTCGGCTACATGCCCGAGCACGACTGCCTGCCGCCCGACGTCTCGGCCACCGAGTTCGTCGTACACATGGCCCGGATGTCCGGACTGCCGCCCACCGCGGCGCGCGAACGCACCGCGGACACGCTGCGCCACGTCGGGCTGTACGAGGAGCGCTACCGCCCCATCGGCGGCTACTCGACCGGTATGAAGCAGCGGGTGAAGCTGGCCCAGGCGCTGGTCCACGACCCGCAGCTGGTCCTCCTCGACGAGCCGACCAACGGACTGGACCCGGTCGGCCGCGACGAGATGCTCGGCCTGATCCGGCGGGTGCACACCGACTTCGGCATCTCGGTCCTGGTCACCTCGCACCTCCTGGGCGAACTGGAACGCACCTGCGACCACGTCGTCGTCATCGACGGCGGAGCACTGCTGCGCTCCAGCTCCACCAGCGACTTCACCCAGACCACCACGACCCTCGCGGTCGAGGTCACCGACAGCGACACCCACCCCGACGGCACCGACGCGCTGCGCCGGGCTCTCACGGAGACGGGGATCAAGCTGGTGGGCCTCGACGGCCTGGACGCGGAGGGGCTGCCGGGTGCGGGCCACATCCTGCTGATCGAGGCGACCGGCGAGGAGACGTACGACACCGTCCGCGACAGCGTCGCCGCCCTCGGCCTCGGCCTCGTCCGGATGGAACAGCGCCGCCACCACATCGCAGAGGTCTTCCGTACCGAAGAGGCACCGGCGGCGCAGGCCGTGGCGCAGCACGCGTCCGTGGCCGCCGGAGCCGTACAGCAGAAGGGGAGCGCTAGCGATGAGCACTGAGACCGGCGCCGCGATCGGGAGCGAGACCTCCCGGATCCACAACATCGGCTACCGCGCCTATGACGGCCCCCGCCTCGGCCGGGCCTACGCGCGCCGCTCCCTCTACTCGCAGTCCCTGCGCGGTTCCTTCGGGCTCGGCCGGTCGGCCAAGTCCAAGGTGCTGCCCATGCTGCTGTTCGGCGTGATGTGCCTGGTCGCCGCGATCATCGTGGCGGTGGCCATCAACATCCCCGACTCGACGAAGCTGCCGGTGAAGTACACCTCCTACGCGATCTACCTGCAGGCGGTCATCGGGCTGTTCCTGGCCTCGCAGGCACCGCAGTCGGTCTCCAGGGACCTTCGCTTCAAGAGCGTGCCGCTGTACTTCTCGCGGCCGATCGAGCGGGGCGACTACGTCATCGCGAAGTTCGCCGCCATGGCCTCCGCGCTCTTCGTCCTCACCGGAGCGCCGCTCGTCATCCTGTACGCGGGTGCCCTGCTGGGGAAGTTCGACTTCGGCGACCAGACCAAGTGGTTCGCCCAGGGGATGGTCTCGGTGGCGCTGCTCTCCGTGCTCTTCGCCGGTCTCGGCCTCGTGATGGCCGCGCTCACCCCGCGCCGGGGCTTCGGCGTCGCCGCGGTGATCGCCGTACTCACCATCTCCTACGGTGCGGTCTCCACCGTCCAGGGCATCGCCTGGTCGACGGGGTCCGGGGGAGCCGTCCCGTGGCTGGGGCTCTTCTCGCCGATCACGCTGATCGACGGGGTGCAGACCGCCTTCCTCGGAGCCGACTCCGCCTTCCCCGGAGGGGAAGGCCCGGGGGCCGGTGCCGGAGTGGTCTATCTGATCGTTGTTCTCGCGCTCGTCGCCGGCTCGTACGCCGTACTGATGCGCCGCTACCGGAGGGTCGGGCTGTGACCACCATCGAGATCGACCACACCTCCCGCTGGTTCGGCAACGTGGTCGCCGTCAACGACGTGAGCATGACCGTGGGGCCGGGCGTCACCGGTCTGCTGGGTCCCAACGGCGCCGGCAAGTCCACGCTGATCAACATGATGGCCGGATTCCTCGCCCCGTCCACGGGCACCGTCACGCTCGACGGGAAGGCGATCTGGCGCAACGAGGCCGTCTACCGGGACATCGGCATCGTGCCCGAGCGGGAGGGCATGTACGACTTCCTGACCGGCCGCGAGTTCGTGGTGGCCAACGCCGAACTGCACGGTCTGGGCGACGCGGAGGCGGCCGCCTCGCTGGCCACGGTCCAGATGGAGTACGCGCAGGACCGCAAGATCTCGACGTACAGCAAGGGCATGCGCCAGCGCGTGAAGATGGCCTCCGCGCTGGTCCACGACCCGTCCGTGCTGCTGCTCGACGAGCCGTTCAACGGAATGGACCCGCGCCAGCGGATGCAGCTGATGGAACTGCTGCGACGGATGGGGGCGGAGGGCCGCACGGTCCTCTTCTCCTCCCACATCCTCGAAGAGGTCGAGCAACTCGCCTCGCACATCGAGGTGATCGTGGCCGGCCGGCACGCCGCGTCCGGTGACTTCCGGAAGATCCGCCGGCTGATGACGGACCGCCCGCACCGCTATCTCGTACGGTCCAGCGACGACCGCGCGCTCGCCGCCGCGCTCATCGCGGACCCGTCGACAGCCGGGATCGAGGTGGACCTGGGCGAGAACGCCCTGCGCATCCAGGCGGTCGACTTCGGACGTTTCACCACACTGCTGCCGAAGGTGGCACGCGAACAGGGCATCCGGCTGCTGACCGTTTCGCCGTCCGACGAATCTCTCGAATCGGTCTTTTCCTATCTCGTAGCGGCCTGAGTAGTGGCCTGAAAGGAGCTGTGACGTCATGTACGACCCCACAGTCGCCCGGCTCACCTACCGGGCCCTGCTCGGCCGGCGCCGGGCCGCCATCCTCTTCATCCTGCCCGCACTGCTGGTGGTCATCGCGGTGGCGGTCCGGATGTTCGCGGGGGCCGACGACCAGGTCGCCTCGGATGTGCTGGGCGGCTTCGCCATCGCCACCATGGTGCCGCTGATCGGCGTGATCGCCGGGACCGGAGCCATCGGGCCGGAGATCGACGACGGCTCGATCGTCTACCTGCTGGCCAAGCCGGTGACCCGGCCGACGATCATCTTCACCAAGCTGATCGTGGCAATCGCCGTGACGATGGTCTTCTCGGCGGTGCCCACCATGATCGCCGGCCTGATCCTCAACGGCAACGGCCAGCAGATCGCGGTGGCCTACACGATCGCCGCCCTGGTCGCCTCGATCGCCTACAGCGCGCTGTTCCTCCTGCTGGGCACGGTCAGCCGGCACGCGGTGGTCCTCGGACTCGTCTACGCCCTGGTCTGGGAAGCCCTCTTCGGCAGCCTGGTTCCCGGCGCGCGCACGCTCAGCGTCCAGCAGTGGTCCCTCGCGCTGGCCGAGAAGGTCGGCGGGGGCGGCGCCATCACCTCCGACGTCGGACTGCCGCTCGCGACCGTGCTGCTGATCGCGGTCACCGTGTTGGCGACCTGGTACGCGGGCCAGAAGCTGCGCACCCTGAAGCTCGCCGGCGAGGAGTGAGCACGGACATCCTGTGATGCGACAACCCCCGTCCGATGGGCGGGGGTTGTCGCATGTCGGACAGTATTACGCGTAACTGTACGGATATCGGTTCGTTGCTCCGGGTGCGTGGAGGCAACTGGAATCTGAGACGTCGAGCTTTCGTGAATTCGGAGATGGCCGATGCCGCTGGGACGCGCCTGAGGGCGACACCCGTCGGGTCGGTCGTAGAGCAAGTGGCAACCGTGAGCGTCCTCCGCCCCTGAAGCCCGGGGAGAGGGCTGTCTCCGTAGCTCTCCAGCTCTCCCGATCGGAAGGCATGTTCATGCCCACGGAAATCGCCCTGCTCGAATCGCGCGCGCTGCGCGTCGAGCAGATGGGACGTGTCGACGCCCTGGACAAGGTGAAGAGCCTTGTCATGCTCCCGGACGGAATTCACGTTCGTACCGAGGGTGTGGCTCGGTACTTCGAAGTATCCACAGAGGTAGTCAAGAAGGTGATCCAGCGCCACCGCGCGGAGATGGAGGAGAACGGCCTGAGGCTGCTGCGTGGCTCTGACCTGCGGATTTTTAATAGGGACATGATGTCCCTATTGGACGGAGGGCAGGGAGAAAGTTATCCACAGGCGCACGCGCAGCTCACGCTGTACACCCGCAGGACCGTCCTCAACGTCGCGATGCTTCTTCGCGACAGCGACATCGCCCGCTGCGTCCGTACGTACCTCCTCGACGCCGAGCAGGACCTGCGGGCGGGATACGCCTCGCTCGAACACCGTGTCACCCGGGTCGAGAGCTGCCTGGCCGGTGTCGGCACCGCCCTCCAGGAGCTGGGACCGGTCCTCAACCGGATGTCGCTCCGGCTCGACAGCCTCGACCGGAGGCTGGAGGTCACCCAGCAGGTGATCGGTGCCCTGAGCGTGCGGCTGGGCGGAGTGTCGGAGGACATCGTGCGGCTGGACGGCCGGATGGACGAGCTCGCGCGAAACCTGAAGGATCTCAGCCGCCGCAACAGGATCTGAGGGGGTTCTGAGTTTCTGAGGGGGCTCTGGGAAGGTCCTGATGTCCGGTGTCACCGGCGCGAAACCGGCAACACTCACCGCCCGTAAATGAGTGGCACCGGACATCGGGTGCGCGGCACAGTAGGCGGTACGGCACCCGCCGGGTACGGCACCACAGACCGGGAGAGGAGCGCGGCGATGACCGAGAGTCCGAGTCCGTCGAGCTCCCAGCGAGGCGTGCCCGAGCGGGCCGCGGAGTAGTCAGCGACTGCTCCGTACAGGCCGCTTCGAGCAGCACGCCGGGGCGGCCGTTCATGCGCATCGCGCGCGGCCGCCCTCCCCCTGGAGGATTGGCCGAGTGGTAAGGCAGCGGCTTGCTAAGCCGTCGTCGGGGTGCGAACCCCGCGCGCGTTCGATCCGCGCATCCTCCGCGTCAGGCAGCAAACGCCCTCGGGCAGCAAGCCCCTGAAGCAGCCGGCCCCTCAGGCAGCAACCCCCTCAAGCAGCCGATCCCTATGTCTGCCGGCCCCTAAGACTGCTGGAGCAGTCGCTCCAGCACCACGGCGATCCCGTCGTCCTGGTTCGACGCGGTGACCTCGTGGGCCACTGTCTTCAGGTCCTCGTGCGCGTTGGCCATCGCCACACCGTGCCGCGACCACGCGAACATCGGGATGTCGTTCGGCATGTCGCCGAAGGCGATCGTGTCCGCCGCCTTCACGCCCAGTCGGCGCGCGGCCAGCGAGAGGCCGGTGGCCTTGCTGAGTCCGAGCGGCAGGATCTCCACGACCCCCGGGCCTGCCATGACCACGTCGACCAGATTGCCGACCGCCGCCCGCGCGGCCTTCGCCAGCGCGTCGTCGTCCAGATCCGGGTGCTGTATGTAGACCTTGTTGAGCGGGGCCGCCCACATCTCGGCCGGGTCCTTGACGAAGACGGCAGGCAGCGGGCCCTCCTGAACGCGGTAGCCCGGACCGACCAGCACCTCGCCGTCCAGCCCGTCGCGGCTGGCCGCCAGCGCCAGCGGACCGATCTCCGCCTCCACCTTGGACAGCGCGAGACCGGCGAGCTGCCTGTCCAGCGTCAGCGAGGTCAGCAGCTTCTGCTCGCCCGCGTGGTAGACCTGCGCGCCCTGACCGCAGACGGCGAGGCCCTCGTAGCCCAGGTCGTCCAGGATGTGCCGGGTCCACGGGACGGCGCGGCCGGTGACGATGATGTGCGCCGCACCGGCCGCGGTGACCGAGGCCAGTGCCTCGCGGGTGCGCCCGGAGACCGTGTCGTCGTCACGCAGCAACGTGCCGTCGAGGTCGGTCGCGACGAGCTTGTAGGGAAAGGTCACTTGGCGACCGGTTCCAGGACCTCGCGCCCGCCCAGGTACGGACGGAGTACCTCGGGCACCCGTACCGAACCGTCGGCCAGCTGGTGGTTCTCCAGGATCGCCACGATGGTGCGCGGGACGGCGCAGAGCGTGCCGTTCAGCGTGGACAGCGGCTGGAGCACCTTCTTGCCGTCGCGGTTGTCCCGCATCCTGACGGACAGCCGGCGCGCCTGGAAACCGTCGCAGTTGGAGGCAGAGGTCAGCTCGCGGTACTTGCCCTGGGTCGGGATCCACGCCTCGCAGTCGAACTTCCTGGAGGCCGAGGAGCCCAGGTCGCCGGTGGCGACGTCGATCACCTGGAAGGGCAGCCCGAGAGCGGTGAGCCACTGCTTCTCCCAGTCCAGCAGGCGCTGGTGCTCGGCCTGGGCGTCCGCCGGGTCGACGTACGAGAACATCTCGACCTTGTTGAACTGGTGGACCCGGAAGATGCCACGGGTGTCCTTGCCGTACGTACCGGCCTCACGGCGGAAGCACGGCGAGAAGCCGGCGTAGCGCAGCGGCAGCTTGTCC includes these proteins:
- a CDS encoding RNA 2'-phosphotransferase is translated as MDERRTVKVSKYLSKHLRHQPERIGLQLDAHGWVAIDDLLRATARHRFPLTRAELDHVVASNDKQRFAVEGDRIRASQGHTVDVDLDLPPAEPPAYLYHGTVGRFLDAIRSEGLRPMNRTHVHLSPDRETATRVGARRGRPVVLSVDTGAMHLAGHTFRVSANGVWLTDAVPPEFLRLPG
- a CDS encoding MerR family transcriptional regulator, producing MNGPGPTAGRAAAEYRIEDLAHASGATVRTIRAYQDRGLLPTPERRGRANVYRDTHLSRLRQIADLLDRGYTLASIKELLEAWDTGRGLGGVLGLVAEVHGPWTDERADRITRAELDVRFGGTQDEQAVAEAVDLGVLERIPGRDDEFLVPSPQELAVAVELHAAGVPLSAISGHLRELRGQVEQIASRFLEFTTEHVFARYLGHRPPTDADAAEAASLVRRLRPLAQQTVDAELARAMRTFATRHLDHHLTAEEPFTSGSTAHPPVPVALPPGTITAVESLVGRERAAAFITAATERELQARTLDTLASSHAKEEKLDQID
- a CDS encoding SDR family oxidoreductase, which codes for MSLLDLPGARERRVATGGIELCVVELGEATRPTIVLVHGYPDSKEVWTQVARQLADRWHVVLYDVRGHGGSTAPVPLRGGFTLEKLTDDFLAVADAVSPDRPVHVVGHDWGSVQAWEFATVSRTEGRIASFTSMSGPSLDHFGHWIKQRMARPTPRRVGQLLGQGAKSWYVYMLHTPVLPELAWRGPLGKRWPGILERLEKVPPGDYPTASLPDDAAHGAWLYRDNVRTRLRRPRADAYAHVPVQLITPTGDIFLSEQLYDGLDAWVPQLTRRSLPAKHWVPRTRPDQLASWINEFAAANESASQGGIPVRDTAPKGAHADRFGGQLVLVTGAAGGIGRATAFAFAEAGARVVAVDRDADGAGRTAELARLIGAPAAWAETVDVSDEAAMEKLAEKVATEYGIVDVLVNNAGIGLSGSFLDTTVEDWKQVLDVNLWGVIHGCRLFGKQMAERGQGGHIVNTASAAAYQPSRALPAYSTSKAAVLMLSECLRAELAEKSIGVSAVCPGIVNTNITATTHFAGADAAEEQRLRKRTSKLYGARNYPPEKVAEAVLRAVVRNQAVVPVTPESHAARFLSRLSPGTLRGIARLKPPL
- a CDS encoding M24 family metallopeptidase: MASRVNGQQAPELQGFREVQRLAYACAEAVAARLRPGMTEREAARMQREWLSRRGVRDWFHLPFAWFGDRTAFTGFKVPLQFFPTDRRLEPGMPFILDMAPVYKGFTADVGYSGCLGLNPLHDRLLADLEAHRELILREVRERRPLRGIYEDVDRLMIRQGYANRHRAYPFGVIAHKVDRVTERRWSPRVFGFGTQSLKGLLSDAVHGHREGWSPLWSPYRFSGHPPQPGLWAVEPHLGFRGTGAKFEEILVVTDSRDPEQSAFWLDDDLPHVRRWAEERVAA
- a CDS encoding ABC transporter ATP-binding protein, which translates into the protein MTVIATESLSKRFPRVTALDRLSLDIGPGVTGLVGANGAGKSTLIKILLGLSPATEGRAAVLGLDVSTSGAAIRERVGYMPEHDCLPPDVSATEFVVHMARMSGLPPTAARERTADTLRHVGLYEERYRPIGGYSTGMKQRVKLAQALVHDPQLVLLDEPTNGLDPVGRDEMLGLIRRVHTDFGISVLVTSHLLGELERTCDHVVVIDGGALLRSSSTSDFTQTTTTLAVEVTDSDTHPDGTDALRRALTETGIKLVGLDGLDAEGLPGAGHILLIEATGEETYDTVRDSVAALGLGLVRMEQRRHHIAEVFRTEEAPAAQAVAQHASVAAGAVQQKGSASDEH
- a CDS encoding ABC transporter permease, which encodes MSTETGAAIGSETSRIHNIGYRAYDGPRLGRAYARRSLYSQSLRGSFGLGRSAKSKVLPMLLFGVMCLVAAIIVAVAINIPDSTKLPVKYTSYAIYLQAVIGLFLASQAPQSVSRDLRFKSVPLYFSRPIERGDYVIAKFAAMASALFVLTGAPLVILYAGALLGKFDFGDQTKWFAQGMVSVALLSVLFAGLGLVMAALTPRRGFGVAAVIAVLTISYGAVSTVQGIAWSTGSGGAVPWLGLFSPITLIDGVQTAFLGADSAFPGGEGPGAGAGVVYLIVVLALVAGSYAVLMRRYRRVGL
- a CDS encoding ABC transporter ATP-binding protein, with the protein product MTTIEIDHTSRWFGNVVAVNDVSMTVGPGVTGLLGPNGAGKSTLINMMAGFLAPSTGTVTLDGKAIWRNEAVYRDIGIVPEREGMYDFLTGREFVVANAELHGLGDAEAAASLATVQMEYAQDRKISTYSKGMRQRVKMASALVHDPSVLLLDEPFNGMDPRQRMQLMELLRRMGAEGRTVLFSSHILEEVEQLASHIEVIVAGRHAASGDFRKIRRLMTDRPHRYLVRSSDDRALAAALIADPSTAGIEVDLGENALRIQAVDFGRFTTLLPKVAREQGIRLLTVSPSDESLESVFSYLVAA
- a CDS encoding ABC transporter permease: MYDPTVARLTYRALLGRRRAAILFILPALLVVIAVAVRMFAGADDQVASDVLGGFAIATMVPLIGVIAGTGAIGPEIDDGSIVYLLAKPVTRPTIIFTKLIVAIAVTMVFSAVPTMIAGLILNGNGQQIAVAYTIAALVASIAYSALFLLLGTVSRHAVVLGLVYALVWEALFGSLVPGARTLSVQQWSLALAEKVGGGGAITSDVGLPLATVLLIAVTVLATWYAGQKLRTLKLAGEE
- a CDS encoding HAD family hydrolase, producing MTFPYKLVATDLDGTLLRDDDTVSGRTREALASVTAAGAAHIIVTGRAVPWTRHILDDLGYEGLAVCGQGAQVYHAGEQKLLTSLTLDRQLAGLALSKVEAEIGPLALAASRDGLDGEVLVGPGYRVQEGPLPAVFVKDPAEMWAAPLNKVYIQHPDLDDDALAKAARAAVGNLVDVVMAGPGVVEILPLGLSKATGLSLAARRLGVKAADTIAFGDMPNDIPMFAWSRHGVAMANAHEDLKTVAHEVTASNQDDGIAVVLERLLQQS